From Bacteroidota bacterium, the proteins below share one genomic window:
- a CDS encoding bifunctional UDP-3-O-[3-hydroxymyristoyl] N-acetylglucosamine deacetylase/3-hydroxyacyl-ACP dehydratase, with protein MRANQRTIGKVVRLEGVGLHTGNPSTIEFHPAPADYGIRFVRRDVEGAPEIPAIADLVTDISRGTTISHSGASVHTVEHVLAAVVGLEIDNVRIELTANEPPIGDGSSMPYVEPLMDAGFVDQDVPRGYLVIDSTISYSNEAKGVEIVALPLKDDYRMTVMIDYNNPALGSQHTGLFSLEKEFVNDFAPARTFCFLHEVEMLRKQGLIKGGNLDNAIVIVDGNPTQSDLNSLINRLGLEESVILGDHGTLNNKPLRFKNEPARHKLLDLLGDLALVGAPMQAQILAARPGHASNVEFAKKLRATLLKSKHLKKYVPGLPVYDITAIERIMPHRYPFLLVDRILELDLEPGNERIVGIKNVTYNEPFFMGHFPNRPIMPGVLILEAMAQTGGMLMLDSIKGTEGEKLVLFMAIDKAKFRRPVTPGDQLVFEVKLLRNRGKSFQLAGKAFVDNQLVAEAEFMAAIVDKEAA; from the coding sequence ATGCGTGCAAATCAGCGAACCATAGGGAAGGTGGTCCGCCTTGAAGGCGTCGGACTTCACACGGGCAACCCTTCCACGATCGAGTTTCACCCTGCCCCGGCCGACTACGGGATCCGTTTTGTTCGTCGCGACGTCGAAGGCGCTCCGGAGATCCCCGCCATTGCCGATCTCGTGACCGACATCTCGCGCGGGACGACGATCAGCCATAGCGGCGCGAGCGTTCACACCGTCGAGCATGTCCTCGCAGCCGTTGTTGGTCTGGAGATCGACAACGTCCGCATCGAGCTGACCGCGAACGAACCGCCGATCGGTGACGGCAGCTCAATGCCGTACGTCGAACCGCTGATGGATGCTGGCTTCGTCGATCAGGATGTCCCGCGTGGCTACCTCGTCATTGACAGCACGATCTCCTACTCCAACGAAGCCAAAGGCGTCGAGATCGTTGCACTGCCGCTGAAAGATGATTACCGCATGACGGTAATGATCGACTACAATAATCCTGCGCTCGGCAGTCAGCATACCGGTCTGTTTTCTCTCGAAAAGGAATTCGTCAACGACTTCGCGCCGGCACGCACGTTCTGCTTCCTGCACGAGGTGGAGATGCTGCGCAAGCAAGGACTCATCAAAGGCGGCAATCTCGACAATGCGATCGTCATCGTTGACGGTAACCCGACGCAGTCGGACCTTAACTCGCTGATCAACCGTCTCGGTCTCGAAGAGTCAGTAATCCTCGGCGATCACGGAACGCTCAACAACAAGCCGCTGCGTTTCAAGAACGAGCCGGCACGTCATAAGCTGCTCGATCTGCTTGGTGATCTTGCCCTCGTCGGCGCACCGATGCAGGCACAGATCCTCGCTGCAAGACCCGGCCATGCATCGAACGTCGAGTTTGCGAAGAAACTTCGGGCGACGCTTCTCAAATCGAAGCATTTGAAAAAATATGTGCCCGGCCTTCCCGTCTATGACATCACCGCGATCGAGCGCATCATGCCGCATCGCTACCCGTTCTTGCTTGTCGACCGCATCCTCGAGCTCGATCTGGAGCCTGGCAACGAACGCATCGTCGGCATTAAGAACGTGACCTATAACGAGCCGTTCTTCATGGGGCATTTTCCGAACCGGCCGATCATGCCGGGTGTGCTCATCCTCGAAGCGATGGCACAAACCGGCGGCATGCTCATGCTCGATTCGATCAAAGGGACCGAAGGTGAAAAATTAGTGCTCTTCATGGCGATCGACAAAGCGAAGTTCCGCAGACCTGTCACTCCGGGTGATCAACTGGTCTTCGAGGTCAAACTGTTGCGCAACAGAGGGAAGTCCTTTCAGCTCGCGGGCAAGGCCTTCGTGGACAACCAGCTTGTCGCCGAAGCCGAGTTCATGGCTGCCATCGTCGATAAGGAGGCAGCATAA
- the lpxA gene encoding acyl-ACP--UDP-N-acetylglucosamine O-acyltransferase — translation MAVTIHPTAIVDQKAELADGVQIGPYCIVEADVKIGEGTSVAHHAFIANGARIGKQCVIHHSAVVGNVPQDLKFNGSEKTYAEVGDETTIREFATIHRATVHQYKGNAGTHDGVTRIGSRCLIMAYAHVAHDCSIGDNVILSNAVQVAGHCTVESFVTVGGLTGLHQFSMVGAYSMVGATLLVSKDVPPYALIGSEPTRFIGINRIGLERRGFSVEMIRKIRDAYKLIYFSGLNFSDAMSRIEQDASLYVDETKRIVEFIRRSDRGIVSN, via the coding sequence ATGGCAGTCACGATTCACCCAACCGCGATCGTCGATCAGAAGGCAGAGCTGGCAGACGGCGTTCAGATCGGACCCTACTGCATCGTTGAAGCCGATGTCAAGATCGGCGAAGGCACATCCGTCGCACACCACGCCTTTATCGCCAATGGCGCTCGCATCGGCAAGCAATGTGTCATTCACCATTCTGCAGTGGTCGGCAACGTTCCGCAGGACCTGAAGTTCAACGGGTCGGAGAAGACCTACGCTGAGGTCGGCGATGAAACAACGATCCGCGAATTCGCCACCATCCATCGCGCGACTGTCCATCAGTACAAAGGCAATGCCGGTACGCACGACGGCGTGACGCGCATTGGTAGCCGCTGTCTTATCATGGCATACGCCCATGTTGCCCACGATTGTTCCATCGGCGACAATGTCATTCTCTCGAATGCAGTCCAAGTCGCGGGTCACTGCACGGTGGAGTCGTTCGTCACGGTAGGCGGACTGACCGGGCTGCATCAGTTCTCGATGGTCGGTGCGTATTCGATGGTCGGCGCCACACTGCTCGTCAGCAAGGACGTGCCACCGTATGCGCTCATCGGATCGGAGCCGACGCGGTTCATCGGGATCAATCGCATCGGTCTCGAACGTCGCGGCTTCAGCGTCGAGATGATCCGCAAGATTCGCGACGCGTATAAGCTCATCTATTTCTCCGGCCTAAACTTCAGTGATGCGATGTCCCGCATTGAACAGGACGCAAGCCTCTATGTAGACGAGACGAAGCGCATCGTCGAGTTTATCCGCCGCAGCGACCGCGGCATCGTTTCAAACTGA
- a CDS encoding DUF2911 domain-containing protein, whose protein sequence is MNGRYLFAIALTISSLCFIRTTNAQYGTGAVHLPFESQGARVGQRIGLTDIDITYHRPAVKGRPIWGGLVPYNGGKPFPWRGGANENTTISFSTDVMIDGKPLAAGTYGLHFIPSASDWTVIFSKNYTSWGSFSYDPAEDALRVSVKPHEAPFEEYLTYLFAEPKPTSVLARLHWEKLAVDIPISIDLGKTVLASINNELRNTPGFTWQGYNSAASFCAKNNIELQQGLEWAENSVQIEARFENLETKSRLLRLLGKQSEADETLQKALSKASVMQVNAYGRGLIAEGKPKEAMAVFQDNAKKHPDEWIVYAGLARGYEGLGDLEHAIEQMKIAQSKAPDANKASIGGTISQWEGMLKKK, encoded by the coding sequence ATGAACGGACGCTATCTTTTTGCCATCGCACTCACGATCTCTTCCCTCTGCTTCATCCGCACGACAAACGCACAGTACGGCACCGGAGCGGTACACCTGCCGTTCGAAAGCCAGGGTGCAAGAGTCGGGCAACGCATCGGGCTGACCGATATCGATATCACCTACCATCGCCCCGCCGTCAAAGGCCGGCCAATCTGGGGCGGACTCGTCCCCTACAACGGCGGCAAACCTTTCCCGTGGCGCGGCGGCGCGAACGAGAACACGACCATCTCGTTCTCGACCGATGTCATGATCGACGGCAAGCCGCTCGCGGCTGGTACCTACGGGCTGCATTTCATTCCATCGGCATCTGACTGGACCGTGATCTTCTCCAAGAACTACACCTCGTGGGGCAGCTTCTCGTACGATCCGGCGGAGGACGCGCTGCGCGTGAGTGTCAAACCGCACGAGGCGCCTTTCGAAGAATATCTGACGTATCTCTTTGCCGAGCCAAAGCCGACGAGCGTACTGGCAAGACTGCACTGGGAAAAGCTGGCAGTGGACATCCCGATCAGCATCGATCTTGGGAAGACGGTACTCGCAAGCATCAACAACGAACTACGCAATACGCCGGGCTTCACCTGGCAAGGGTATAACTCCGCTGCTTCGTTCTGTGCGAAGAATAACATCGAACTCCAACAGGGACTCGAATGGGCCGAGAATTCGGTACAGATCGAGGCGCGTTTCGAAAATCTGGAGACAAAATCACGTTTGCTGCGACTGCTTGGCAAGCAGAGCGAGGCCGATGAGACGCTTCAGAAGGCGCTCTCGAAAGCATCGGTGATGCAGGTCAATGCATACGGTCGCGGACTAATCGCGGAAGGCAAACCGAAGGAAGCGATGGCGGTCTTTCAGGACAATGCGAAGAAACACCCGGACGAGTGGATCGTCTACGCCGGTCTTGCGCGTGGATACGAAGGTCTTGGCGACCTCGAGCATGCGATCGAACAAATGAAGATCGCTCAGTCGAAAGCTCCCGATGCGAACAAAGCTAGCATTGGGGGGACGATCTCGCAATGGGAAGGGATGCTCAAGAAGAAGTAG
- a CDS encoding T9SS type A sorting domain-containing protein, which yields MKQRLLLLVLLALTGTMLFGHQNSYAQGNRRGEPNFLSTGYYAVDSDDNAPVPWRPNYFFLDTTYQSFTWIRVKNGPRQFMLNPGNYFFFRPDQTSNYNTMDTTNDCLAGPIPIGFTFNFYNQNYDSVTISSNGYIGFRPSSEGWAKPSGSNVPMYAERNDAAIFGSSYPSYAPSAIIAALFADEDMIPGNDSTKVYVRTSPSLDSFFVNYYNLRIRPSSPNAVEPGRGNDKLFITKLQIVFTRFDSSIQINYGPFAGQIFTLPVVQAARVFQRNSTIGTMNENRQQWTSVNAGTHSGKGRWDAVANITCPTCNKDLRQGGQYAIKLVRWRNVVRAISVDFPPRNYEICLGTSLFPQATYQNVDLGNQSFKVKFQIRNAITGIAVYGRVITLNNMLPGEKRATKQGDFPAYSTNPNILNQLGTFNACAVATSYDGGDNYIGDRWPFDDTVCIRVFGIRTTALPFNDPSDNYSSTVAYSLPDQTRWVSIGADAQEGDIFTFDPPPPRYESGNGVGANQWLDPVIHFDRLDLNGNIYSGQRTGDTLVSFPFNLNAQTKAQIAFDYQRTGKINFPLYWDGNVLLGPEKTITYSSGAVAQPGDSMIVELKNPNEPACNPSTGGWTQVAAIDGGNDLEFRHFAINLQQFNRPPSFTYLVNNFRFRLRLKANDNGAYPPDDDADDWFVDNIALQVPRKPEIEVMWVRVVTPYTHMPMSQMVSLPVYVHLANNSSDVAIAFPVRVQILDPNQNTVYWQTQTVTSLRAGTDTTITMPAWNALFAGTGGQFRVHAFLASSGYDTYTADNGTHFDFFLDAGQPGAPAEFGYDDGGSDAPGTPLVDLTASGSGNASIVQVQPGRGVGYHDLSGSLAMKFQTVTKDTLYGIRAYFASGNQSDDPIRLTIFKGKAGSCVPSGDTVFSALMQDTRKGQLFDQYWPYYFPKPIVLPPGIYWASVSQLGLNNYFLGADISRGGGRIVVTDPQVPVIPPIYSDPMGTNIGQDVNIGDISCAFAMENVANSGNWNGWTPGAGFWPAMYPAAFGNYLVWGTYICNPCTAGFFGPSYWNYAGMYMPMIRTMVSQSSILPINLVYLNGKDDNGKAVLTWATAWEKNNQGFFVERRHAGESDEFFEKIGFVNGKGNVNTQTGYSFVDRNVAPGTYTYRLIQMDMDGSQHVSNSTNVEIGAPTNFSLEQNMPNPFSNSTEISFTLPEAAPTQVVIYNSLGQAVRTLVNEYVKAGVTSVKFDGRDDAGNDLASGAYLYKITSGSYSAMHKMTLQK from the coding sequence ATGAAACAACGGCTACTTCTTCTTGTACTTCTGGCGCTGACGGGCACGATGCTCTTCGGTCATCAGAATTCGTACGCACAGGGGAATCGCCGCGGCGAACCGAACTTCCTGTCGACCGGCTATTATGCCGTAGACTCGGATGACAACGCCCCGGTACCCTGGCGCCCGAACTACTTCTTCCTGGACACAACGTACCAGTCGTTCACGTGGATTCGCGTGAAAAACGGTCCGCGTCAGTTCATGCTCAACCCGGGTAACTACTTCTTCTTCCGCCCGGATCAGACATCGAACTACAACACGATGGATACGACCAACGACTGTTTGGCCGGTCCGATCCCGATCGGGTTCACGTTCAACTTCTATAATCAGAACTACGATTCTGTGACGATCTCGTCGAACGGATATATCGGTTTCCGTCCGAGTTCGGAAGGGTGGGCAAAGCCGAGCGGTTCGAACGTTCCGATGTACGCCGAGCGTAACGATGCGGCGATCTTCGGGTCGTCGTATCCTTCGTATGCTCCGAGCGCGATTATTGCCGCTCTGTTCGCAGACGAAGATATGATCCCGGGCAACGACTCGACGAAGGTGTACGTCCGTACGTCGCCATCACTCGACTCGTTCTTCGTGAACTATTATAATCTCCGCATTCGTCCGAGTTCGCCGAACGCTGTCGAACCAGGCCGTGGTAACGATAAGCTCTTCATCACGAAGTTGCAGATTGTCTTCACGCGCTTTGACTCGAGCATTCAGATCAACTATGGGCCGTTCGCCGGTCAGATCTTCACGCTTCCGGTCGTTCAGGCCGCTCGCGTGTTCCAGCGTAACTCGACCATCGGTACCATGAACGAGAACCGTCAGCAGTGGACATCGGTCAATGCCGGCACTCACAGTGGTAAGGGTCGTTGGGATGCTGTCGCAAACATCACCTGCCCGACCTGTAACAAGGATCTCCGCCAAGGTGGTCAGTACGCGATCAAGCTCGTGCGTTGGAGAAACGTCGTCCGCGCAATCTCGGTGGACTTCCCGCCGCGTAACTACGAAATCTGCTTAGGTACCTCGCTTTTCCCGCAAGCAACCTATCAGAACGTCGATCTCGGCAACCAATCCTTCAAGGTCAAGTTCCAGATTCGTAATGCTATTACCGGTATCGCCGTCTACGGCCGCGTTATCACCTTGAATAACATGCTTCCGGGTGAAAAGCGCGCGACGAAGCAGGGCGATTTCCCGGCATACTCCACGAACCCGAACATCCTCAACCAGCTCGGTACGTTCAACGCATGCGCTGTTGCGACGAGCTACGATGGTGGTGACAACTATATCGGCGACCGCTGGCCGTTCGACGATACGGTCTGTATCCGCGTATTCGGTATTCGTACGACGGCATTGCCGTTCAACGATCCGTCGGATAACTATAGCTCGACCGTTGCGTATTCGTTGCCGGACCAAACCCGTTGGGTTTCGATCGGTGCCGATGCACAGGAAGGCGATATCTTCACCTTCGATCCGCCGCCGCCGCGCTATGAGTCCGGTAACGGTGTTGGTGCGAACCAGTGGCTTGACCCCGTCATCCACTTCGACCGCCTCGATCTGAACGGAAATATCTATAGCGGTCAGCGCACCGGCGATACACTAGTGAGCTTCCCGTTCAACTTGAACGCACAAACAAAGGCTCAGATCGCCTTCGACTATCAGCGTACGGGTAAGATCAACTTCCCGTTGTACTGGGATGGTAACGTGCTTCTCGGACCGGAAAAGACCATCACCTATTCGAGCGGCGCTGTTGCACAGCCCGGCGATTCGATGATCGTCGAACTTAAGAATCCGAACGAGCCGGCATGTAATCCGTCGACGGGCGGCTGGACACAGGTTGCAGCCATCGACGGCGGTAACGACCTCGAGTTCAGACATTTTGCGATCAATCTTCAGCAGTTCAACCGTCCGCCGTCATTCACGTATCTGGTGAATAACTTCCGTTTCCGTCTGCGCCTGAAGGCCAACGACAACGGCGCATATCCGCCGGATGACGATGCCGACGATTGGTTCGTCGATAACATCGCTCTGCAGGTTCCGCGCAAGCCGGAAATCGAAGTAATGTGGGTACGCGTCGTCACGCCGTACACGCACATGCCGATGTCGCAGATGGTGTCGTTGCCGGTGTATGTTCACCTGGCCAACAACTCGTCGGACGTTGCGATCGCCTTCCCGGTTCGTGTTCAGATCCTCGATCCGAACCAGAACACGGTGTACTGGCAGACGCAGACGGTCACCTCGCTTCGTGCAGGTACTGATACGACCATCACCATGCCGGCATGGAATGCTCTCTTCGCAGGCACGGGCGGTCAGTTCCGCGTCCACGCATTCCTTGCTTCGAGCGGGTATGATACCTACACTGCCGACAACGGCACGCACTTCGACTTCTTCCTTGATGCCGGTCAGCCGGGCGCACCTGCTGAATTCGGTTATGACGACGGTGGAAGCGATGCACCGGGTACCCCGCTTGTCGACCTCACGGCTTCTGGCAGCGGTAACGCCAGCATCGTGCAGGTACAGCCGGGTCGTGGTGTCGGTTACCACGATCTCTCCGGTAGCTTGGCAATGAAGTTCCAGACGGTCACGAAGGATACCTTGTACGGTATTCGTGCATACTTCGCATCGGGCAATCAGTCCGATGACCCGATCCGCCTGACCATCTTCAAGGGTAAGGCTGGAAGCTGCGTACCGAGCGGCGATACCGTATTCTCTGCTCTGATGCAGGATACGCGTAAGGGTCAGCTCTTCGACCAATACTGGCCGTACTACTTCCCGAAACCGATCGTGTTGCCTCCGGGCATCTACTGGGCTTCGGTCAGCCAGCTCGGCTTGAACAACTACTTCCTCGGCGCCGATATTTCGCGCGGCGGCGGTCGTATCGTTGTCACCGATCCGCAGGTTCCGGTCATTCCGCCGATCTATAGCGACCCGATGGGTACGAATATCGGTCAGGATGTCAATATCGGCGATATCTCCTGCGCATTCGCGATGGAGAACGTTGCCAATAGCGGTAACTGGAATGGTTGGACGCCGGGCGCCGGCTTCTGGCCTGCAATGTATCCCGCAGCGTTCGGCAACTACCTCGTCTGGGGTACATACATCTGTAATCCGTGTACCGCCGGCTTCTTCGGCCCGTCGTACTGGAACTACGCCGGTATGTATATGCCGATGATCCGTACCATGGTCAGCCAGAGCTCAATCCTGCCGATCAATCTCGTCTACCTCAACGGTAAGGACGATAATGGTAAGGCAGTGCTCACCTGGGCTACCGCATGGGAAAAGAACAACCAGGGCTTCTTCGTGGAGCGTCGCCATGCAGGCGAATCCGATGAATTCTTCGAGAAGATCGGCTTCGTCAATGGCAAGGGCAACGTGAATACGCAGACGGGCTACTCGTTCGTCGATCGTAACGTTGCACCGGGCACCTACACGTACCGCCTGATCCAAATGGATATGGACGGCAGCCAGCATGTGTCGAACTCGACGAACGTCGAGATCGGTGCTCCGACGAACTTCTCGCTCGAGCAGAACATGCCGAATCCGTTCAGCAACAGCACGGAGATCTCGTTTACGCTTCCGGAGGCCGCTCCGACGCAGGTTGTGATTTACAACTCGCTCGGTCAGGCTGTCCGTACGCTTGTCAATGAGTACGTCAAGGCAGGTGTCACATCCGTCAAGTTCGACGGCCGTGACGATGCCGGTAACGACCTCGCAAGCGGTGCGTACCTCTACAAGATCACCAGCGGTTCGTACAGCGCAATGCACAAGATGACATTGCAGAAGTAA
- a CDS encoding T9SS type A sorting domain-containing protein: MGTGTKHILLVLCALAFASHAFARRGEPNVLANGYYAVDSEDDAPEPWKVRYSFVDTTYQPSSWIRIQSGPNQRRTRAGNYYFWRPDQVGNPNMDTTNNCLAGPIPIGFAFNFFGKNYDSITISSNGYIGFLGSALGYGLQSTPAGKLPMYAERNDAADFTAYPSYGPKAIIAAAFADLDMITGHDSTKVFVRQSPAHDTFYVSFYNVRIRPSAPNYILAGWGNDKLYLQRLQIVLTRADQSIAINYGSFIGALRSLPIASSARMFQRNATIGVLNESATQYTSFLAGTHLTNGRYDATANTTCGSCNGWLPDSGGYAIRFKRWRNIVRAKSVDMPTRNFELCLGNNLQPQATFQNVDLNQHSFSFAARFTNATTGATLYGQTDTMLGLIRQETRTTTAANFPLYSTSPNTLAQLGTMQVAVFATGTDAYGRDLGDTWPFDDTVRTTFFGIRTTATPFTDGSDNYAITAHGAVADATKWVSLGASVVEGNDATFDPPPPRYEEGHGVGVDSMLDPVVKLDRFDANGLAYIGANVGDTLTSMPINLANQTKATLSFDYQRTGKMDFPLYWDGDVLYGPENTIVYSSAYPTVPHVARVGDSLIVELKDPTQPACNPSASSWRRVYAIDGGNDLEFKHVSISLDKLKVGSQSYFTNNFRFRIRLKANDNGAGLPDDDGDPFYIDNLYLAVPRLPEIEVMWARVVTPYTKMPQTQMTQLPVYVHLKNIGAPVGIGFPVTVQISDPTGKQVYSRYTTLGTIAANADTTLAMPPWDASKMTTAGLYRVRAFIASNYDEHPENNTTYSDFYLPLAGPGEPEEFAYDDGVNDMPTTPMVDLSASAAGGASIVFYQPGRGIGFNQLSGSFAMKFETNTTDTIEGIRLFFANGNQSDDPIGLCILRGSPDSCIPLPDTVAHAAMLDVRKGQLFDQYWPYYFPRPVVLPPGTYWVVASQRGLNNYFLGGTRKRGGARITLTDPQVPVMQLANSSAYGTSLQPGENTGSLACRFAMEDVAGANTFWTPLLLDTGFNASAYPAAFSNFLQWGTYICNPCTSGWSGPSYWNYAGTYYPMIRAVFHTPSRLPVEMLYFHAREDNGKALLTWATAEEHDNRGFIVERRRNDDLDGRFENIGFVSGSGSTSNASGYTFTDGNVHEGTYIYRLRQIDLDGGEHVSSTTEVTITSQPGLSLEILQPISTTVQPSIRIRCEEGMLAQLLLYDVTGRVDRTLFTAQMQAGVTTIRFDGRDDQGNLLPSGTYLVRLTTGGISLTKKLIVIR; encoded by the coding sequence ATGGGTACAGGTACGAAACACATCCTTCTCGTTCTCTGCGCGCTTGCTTTCGCGTCACACGCATTCGCGCGCCGCGGCGAGCCAAACGTGCTGGCAAACGGCTACTATGCCGTTGACTCCGAGGACGATGCGCCCGAGCCGTGGAAGGTCCGATACTCGTTCGTCGACACGACCTACCAGCCGTCGAGTTGGATACGCATCCAATCGGGTCCGAACCAACGACGCACGCGAGCGGGTAACTACTACTTTTGGCGACCCGATCAAGTCGGCAACCCCAACATGGACACGACGAACAATTGCCTCGCCGGGCCCATCCCGATCGGCTTTGCGTTCAACTTCTTCGGCAAGAACTACGACAGCATCACGATCTCCTCGAACGGCTACATCGGCTTTCTCGGCTCGGCCCTTGGCTATGGGCTCCAGTCAACCCCCGCCGGAAAGCTGCCGATGTATGCCGAGCGTAACGACGCCGCAGACTTCACCGCGTATCCTTCCTACGGACCGAAAGCGATCATCGCTGCGGCGTTCGCGGATCTGGATATGATCACGGGTCACGATTCGACGAAAGTATTTGTCCGGCAAAGCCCTGCGCATGATACATTCTATGTGAGTTTCTATAACGTGAGGATTCGCCCATCGGCGCCGAACTATATCCTCGCCGGTTGGGGTAACGACAAACTCTATCTGCAGCGGTTGCAGATCGTCCTGACTCGCGCTGACCAAAGTATTGCCATTAACTACGGATCATTTATTGGTGCGCTGCGCTCGCTTCCGATCGCATCATCGGCTCGCATGTTCCAGCGAAACGCTACGATTGGCGTGCTCAACGAGTCGGCGACACAATACACATCGTTTCTCGCGGGCACGCATCTGACCAATGGCCGCTATGATGCGACAGCGAACACAACATGCGGATCGTGTAACGGTTGGTTGCCTGACTCTGGCGGTTATGCGATCCGCTTCAAACGCTGGCGCAATATCGTGCGCGCAAAGTCGGTCGATATGCCAACACGCAACTTTGAACTGTGTTTGGGAAATAACCTGCAGCCACAGGCAACATTTCAGAACGTTGACCTGAACCAGCACAGCTTCTCCTTTGCCGCGCGATTTACCAATGCCACTACGGGTGCAACGTTGTACGGTCAAACGGACACGATGCTCGGTCTCATTCGCCAGGAAACGAGAACCACAACGGCAGCGAACTTCCCCCTCTACTCGACAAGCCCGAACACGCTTGCCCAGCTCGGGACAATGCAAGTGGCCGTGTTCGCCACCGGCACCGATGCGTACGGCCGCGACCTCGGCGACACATGGCCGTTCGACGATACGGTACGCACCACGTTCTTCGGTATTCGTACGACCGCGACGCCGTTCACCGATGGAAGCGACAACTACGCCATCACTGCACACGGCGCCGTTGCTGACGCGACGAAGTGGGTCTCGCTCGGAGCAAGCGTCGTCGAAGGCAACGATGCAACGTTCGATCCGCCGCCACCGAGGTATGAAGAAGGCCACGGGGTCGGAGTTGACAGCATGCTCGATCCCGTCGTGAAGCTCGACCGCTTCGATGCGAACGGACTCGCATACATCGGCGCGAATGTCGGAGATACACTCACGAGCATGCCGATCAACCTGGCGAATCAGACCAAGGCAACGCTTTCCTTCGATTACCAGCGTACCGGCAAGATGGACTTCCCACTGTACTGGGATGGCGATGTGCTCTACGGACCGGAGAATACGATCGTGTATTCGTCTGCGTACCCAACGGTGCCACATGTCGCTCGCGTGGGCGATTCACTCATCGTCGAACTCAAGGACCCCACACAACCCGCCTGCAACCCGAGCGCAAGCTCATGGCGGCGCGTCTATGCCATCGACGGCGGCAACGACTTGGAGTTCAAACATGTCAGCATTTCGCTCGACAAGCTGAAGGTCGGCAGCCAATCATACTTCACGAATAACTTCCGCTTCCGCATTCGACTCAAAGCGAACGACAATGGTGCTGGTCTGCCCGACGACGACGGCGATCCCTTCTATATAGATAATCTCTACCTCGCTGTGCCGCGACTGCCGGAGATCGAGGTGATGTGGGCGCGAGTCGTCACGCCATACACCAAGATGCCGCAAACGCAGATGACGCAGTTGCCGGTGTATGTGCACCTGAAGAACATTGGCGCACCAGTTGGAATTGGTTTTCCAGTCACGGTGCAGATCAGCGATCCGACCGGCAAACAAGTCTACTCGAGATACACGACGCTTGGCACGATCGCAGCGAACGCCGACACAACGCTCGCCATGCCGCCGTGGGACGCCTCGAAGATGACGACAGCCGGTTTGTACCGCGTTCGAGCATTCATCGCATCGAACTACGACGAGCATCCCGAGAACAACACGACCTACTCCGACTTCTACCTCCCGCTCGCCGGCCCCGGCGAACCCGAGGAGTTCGCGTACGACGATGGCGTGAACGACATGCCGACGACGCCAATGGTGGATCTTTCGGCATCTGCGGCTGGGGGTGCCAGCATCGTATTCTATCAACCCGGACGAGGGATCGGCTTCAATCAACTCTCGGGAAGTTTTGCGATGAAGTTCGAGACAAACACGACTGACACGATCGAGGGCATCCGTCTCTTCTTTGCGAACGGCAATCAAAGCGACGATCCGATCGGTTTGTGCATTCTGCGAGGCTCACCCGATAGCTGCATCCCGTTACCCGACACGGTTGCTCACGCTGCGATGCTGGACGTTCGCAAAGGGCAGCTCTTCGATCAGTACTGGCCATATTACTTCCCGCGACCGGTTGTGTTGCCGCCCGGCACGTATTGGGTCGTGGCATCTCAACGTGGGTTGAACAACTACTTTCTTGGCGGAACACGCAAGAGGGGTGGTGCACGCATCACGCTGACCGATCCGCAGGTACCGGTGATGCAGCTTGCGAATTCCAGTGCATATGGAACGAGCCTCCAGCCTGGCGAGAATACCGGCTCACTCGCGTGTCGATTCGCAATGGAAGATGTAGCAGGTGCGAACACCTTTTGGACACCGCTCCTGCTCGACACCGGATTCAATGCCTCTGCGTACCCTGCGGCATTCTCGAATTTCCTGCAATGGGGCACCTACATCTGCAACCCTTGCACTTCCGGTTGGTCCGGACCCTCATATTGGAATTACGCCGGCACATACTACCCGATGATCCGCGCGGTCTTTCATACACCATCAAGGTTGCCGGTGGAGATGCTCTACTTCCATGCGCGCGAAGACAACGGCAAGGCACTACTTACATGGGCGACGGCGGAGGAGCACGATAACCGTGGCTTCATCGTCGAACGCCGTCGTAACGATGATCTCGATGGGCGTTTCGAGAACATCGGCTTTGTCAGTGGAAGCGGATCGACGTCGAACGCAAGCGGTTACACCTTCACCGATGGCAATGTCCATGAGGGAACATACATATATAGATTGCGTCAGATCGATCTCGATGGTGGCGAGCACGTGTCTTCGACTACGGAAGTAACCATCACGTCACAACCCGGCCTATCGCTTGAGATCTTGCAACCCATTTCTACAACCGTGCAGCCGTCGATCAGAATACGCTGCGAGGAGGGAATGCTCGCTCAGCTACTATTATATGATGTAACAGGCAGGGTTGACCGGACGCTGTTCACGGCTCAGATGCAAGCCGGGGTTACAACCATTCGATTCGATGGCCGTGATGATCAAGGAAACCTACTGCCGTCCGGCACATATCTCGTTCGCCTTACCACTGGTGGTATTTCCCTGACGAAAAAACTGATAGTAATCCGTTGA